The following are from one region of the Chitinophagales bacterium genome:
- the mreD gene encoding rod shape-determining protein MreD: protein MNNTLFQNFLRFVGLLLLQVLVASHLQLGFYINPYVYPLFLMMLPFSIPQGLLLLIGFLTGLTVDAFSNTFGIHAAACTFMIFIRPVILRLLTPKSSYENMVQPRLHSLGYLWFFLYTGLLTFFHHLIYFFLEVFSFNNFLITLGKVLLSTSVSVLIIMLMVFIFSSGRRRN, encoded by the coding sequence ATGAATAATACCCTCTTTCAGAATTTTTTACGCTTTGTCGGTCTGTTGCTGCTGCAGGTGCTGGTAGCAAGCCACCTGCAACTTGGTTTTTATATCAATCCTTATGTCTATCCGCTTTTTCTGATGATGCTTCCTTTCAGCATACCTCAGGGTCTTTTGTTGCTGATTGGGTTTCTTACCGGATTGACAGTGGATGCCTTTTCCAACACTTTTGGCATCCACGCTGCTGCCTGTACATTTATGATTTTTATTCGCCCCGTTATCCTTCGGCTTCTCACTCCGAAAAGCAGTTATGAAAACATGGTACAACCCAGACTGCATTCTCTCGGTTACCTCTGGTTCTTTCTTTATACCGGATTACTTACCTTCTTCCATCATCTGATTTATTTTTTTCTGGAGGTTTTTAGTTTTAATAACTTTCTTATCACACTGGGGAAAGTATTGTTAAGCACTTCGGTTTCCGTTTTGATCATCATGCTGATGGTCTTTATCTTTTCTTCCGGCAGAAGGCGCAACTGA
- the slyD gene encoding peptidyl-prolyl cis-trans isomerase — MKAAPDTVVKITYELRTEPGGEIVDFADQDSPLTFLCGHQQLLEKFEQNIEGLEEGETFEFNLSPSEGYGEYDEDALITLDRELFGGPDQYGHLLVEGNMIPLRDEQGNQYEGRIASINDTSVVVDMNHPLAGKTLYFTGVILSVRAADPAEIAHGHIHEGNEH, encoded by the coding sequence ATGAAAGCAGCTCCCGACACTGTCGTAAAAATCACATACGAACTCAGAACCGAGCCGGGTGGTGAAATTGTTGACTTTGCTGATCAGGATAGTCCTTTAACCTTTCTGTGTGGCCATCAGCAACTTCTTGAAAAATTTGAACAGAACATTGAAGGTCTGGAAGAAGGCGAAACTTTTGAATTTAATCTCTCTCCCTCAGAAGGCTATGGGGAATACGATGAAGATGCGTTGATTACCCTGGACAGGGAACTGTTCGGAGGTCCTGATCAGTACGGACACCTGCTGGTTGAAGGCAACATGATTCCGCTGCGGGATGAGCAGGGTAACCAGTATGAGGGTCGTATTGCCTCTATTAATGACACCAGCGTGGTTGTAGATATGAACCACCCGCTGGCCGGCAAAACGCTCTACTTCACGGGTGTGATATTATCTGTTCGTGCAGCTGATCCTGCTGAGATAGCGCATGGACACATCCATGAAGGCAATGAGCACTAA
- the purH gene encoding bifunctional purine biosynthesis protein PurH → MNHSAETLKTKGKTAPALKPIKSALISVYYKEGLDEIIRLLQKYQVPLYSTGGTQTFIESLGADVTPVERLTSYPSILGGRVKTLHPKIFGGILGRRSNPEDQQQMQQYQIPEIDLVIVDLYPFEETVAKTNDEKSIIEKIDIGGTSLIRAAAKNFEDVLVVAGKSQYPQLISLLQEKKGYSALEDRRAFAAEAFNITSHYDTAIFKYFNRQQTVHAFKESILHGRPLRYGENPHQQGMFYGNLEEVFEILGGKELSYNNLVDIDAAMQLIGEFQENTFAIIKHTNACGVASRPDVLQAWKDALAADPLSAFGGILITNTIVTAHAARAIHELFFEVLLAPGYEPQALELLRSKKNRILLQMRQQAFASWQFRSLLNGVVAQETDSKTETPAELKPVTQRQPDAQQVEDLLFANRIVKHLKSNAIVLAKNKQMLGMGCGQTSRVDALKQAILKARTFGFDLSGAVMASDAFFPFPDCVEIAHQAGISAVIHPGGSVRDQESIDYCNAHQMTMVVTGFRHFRH, encoded by the coding sequence ATGAATCATTCTGCTGAAACCCTGAAAACAAAAGGAAAAACTGCTCCAGCGTTGAAGCCGATAAAGTCCGCCCTCATCTCTGTGTATTATAAAGAAGGGCTGGATGAAATTATTCGGCTTCTGCAGAAGTATCAGGTACCCCTCTATTCAACCGGAGGCACGCAGACTTTCATTGAAAGTCTTGGAGCAGACGTTACTCCTGTAGAACGGCTGACTTCTTACCCCAGTATTCTCGGAGGACGCGTGAAAACACTGCATCCTAAAATATTCGGAGGCATTCTGGGACGCAGAAGCAACCCTGAAGATCAGCAACAGATGCAGCAGTACCAGATACCGGAAATAGATCTGGTGATTGTAGACCTTTATCCTTTTGAAGAAACCGTGGCAAAGACGAATGATGAAAAGTCTATCATTGAAAAGATTGATATAGGGGGCACCTCTCTTATCCGCGCTGCAGCCAAAAACTTTGAAGACGTGCTGGTGGTAGCAGGCAAAAGTCAATACCCGCAACTTATCAGCCTGCTTCAGGAGAAAAAGGGATACTCCGCTCTGGAAGACCGCAGAGCCTTTGCTGCCGAAGCATTTAACATTACCTCTCACTATGACACGGCCATATTCAAATATTTCAACCGACAGCAAACAGTGCATGCCTTCAAAGAAAGTATTCTTCATGGCCGGCCCCTGCGTTATGGTGAAAACCCGCATCAGCAGGGTATGTTCTATGGCAACCTTGAGGAGGTATTTGAAATTCTGGGGGGCAAGGAATTGTCCTATAACAATCTGGTTGATATTGACGCTGCCATGCAGCTTATCGGGGAATTTCAGGAAAATACCTTCGCCATCATCAAGCACACTAATGCCTGCGGTGTAGCTTCCAGGCCTGATGTTTTGCAGGCATGGAAAGATGCTCTTGCGGCTGACCCTTTATCTGCCTTTGGCGGTATTCTTATCACCAACACCATTGTCACTGCACATGCAGCACGGGCTATCCATGAATTGTTTTTTGAAGTACTGCTGGCTCCTGGCTATGAGCCGCAGGCGCTGGAACTGCTCCGGTCAAAAAAGAATCGTATTCTGCTGCAAATGCGGCAACAGGCTTTTGCATCCTGGCAGTTCAGAAGTTTGCTGAACGGAGTGGTGGCACAGGAAACCGACAGCAAAACTGAAACACCTGCGGAGTTGAAGCCGGTGACACAAAGGCAACCTGATGCGCAACAGGTCGAAGACCTGCTCTTTGCCAACCGCATAGTAAAACATTTAAAATCCAACGCCATCGTACTGGCAAAAAACAAACAAATGCTGGGCATGGGTTGTGGCCAGACTTCCCGCGTAGATGCCCTGAAACAAGCCATCCTGAAAGCACGCACCTTCGGCTTTGACCTTTCCGGGGCCGTGATGGCCTCCGATGCGTTTTTCCCGTTCCCTGACTGTGTAGAGATAGCACACCAGGCCGGCATATCAGCCGTTATTCATCCGGGAGGCTCTGTACGCGACCAGGAATCTATTGACTACTGCAATGCCCACCAAATGACTATGGTGGTGACAGGCTTCCGGCATTTCAGACACTAG
- a CDS encoding xenobiotic ABC transporter ATP-binding protein has translation MEQFAIPTSSVKGSLIDFGLLKKIIRLAAPFKKEFIAATVLALFLAALAPLRPWLIKITVDNYILNYDYEGLMLMSLLLIGQLLVESGTQYHFRYLTSWLGQSVIKNLRVRVFNHVIRLRLRFFDRTPIGTITTRTINDVEAVNDIFSEGLITIIADLLTILAIIAVMLAEDWRLTLVSLSTFPLLLYATYIFKERIKSSFNKVRNQVAQLNAFLQEHISGMRIIQIFTAEKQEMEKFKVINARHRDANIESIWYFSIFFPLVEVVLASALGLMVWYGAVRVMQSQGVIAEGPTIGTLVSFIFYLNMLFRPLRVLADKFNTLQMGMVAGERVFALLERKEQIENTGSLKADTIRGDIAFRNVWFAYVDELFVLKNISFSLPAGKTLAIVGATGSGKTSIINTLNRFYEIQKGSICVDEHDIRDYDVYSLRSQIGMVLQDVFLFSGSIMENITLRNEQISQEEVIRAAQLVGAHDFIMKLPGQYDYNVQERGATLSMGQRQLISFVRALVFNPRILILDEATSSIDTESEQLIQQAIAKLVKGRTSIVIAHRLSTIENADLILVLDDGQVKEMGTHQELLGKEGYYKRLHQMQFSSRKPATPA, from the coding sequence ATGGAGCAGTTTGCTATTCCCACATCTTCGGTAAAAGGCAGTCTTATTGACTTCGGTCTGCTGAAAAAAATCATCCGGCTTGCGGCTCCTTTTAAAAAAGAGTTTATTGCTGCTACGGTGCTGGCACTGTTTCTGGCTGCACTGGCCCCTTTGCGCCCCTGGCTCATTAAAATCACAGTAGATAACTACATCCTGAATTATGACTATGAGGGATTGATGCTGATGAGTTTGCTGCTGATTGGCCAGTTGTTGGTAGAAAGCGGAACACAATACCACTTCCGATATCTCACCAGCTGGCTGGGGCAATCGGTGATTAAAAACCTGCGGGTACGGGTATTTAATCACGTCATCCGGCTTCGTCTGCGCTTTTTTGATCGCACGCCAATTGGCACTATTACCACACGCACGATAAATGACGTGGAAGCCGTAAATGATATTTTTTCCGAAGGGCTTATTACCATCATAGCCGACCTGCTCACTATCCTTGCCATCATAGCAGTCATGCTGGCTGAAGACTGGCGGCTTACACTGGTGAGCCTGTCCACTTTCCCGTTATTGCTGTATGCAACTTACATATTCAAGGAGCGGATAAAATCATCTTTTAACAAAGTCCGCAATCAGGTAGCCCAGTTGAATGCTTTTCTGCAGGAACATATCTCCGGCATGCGCATCATACAAATATTTACGGCAGAAAAGCAGGAAATGGAAAAATTTAAAGTCATCAATGCGCGACACAGGGATGCCAATATTGAGTCTATCTGGTACTTCTCCATTTTTTTCCCGCTGGTAGAAGTGGTGCTGGCCAGTGCTCTGGGATTGATGGTTTGGTATGGAGCCGTAAGGGTCATGCAATCACAGGGTGTAATTGCTGAAGGGCCCACTATCGGGACGCTGGTTTCCTTTATCTTCTACCTGAATATGCTGTTCCGCCCCTTGCGGGTATTAGCCGACAAGTTTAACACCCTACAAATGGGTATGGTAGCCGGGGAGCGGGTGTTTGCTCTGCTTGAACGAAAGGAGCAAATAGAAAACACCGGCTCGCTAAAAGCCGATACTATCCGCGGAGATATTGCTTTTCGCAATGTATGGTTTGCTTATGTGGATGAGCTTTTTGTATTAAAAAACATCAGTTTCTCACTGCCTGCCGGTAAAACGCTGGCTATCGTAGGAGCTACGGGTTCAGGGAAAACCTCTATCATAAATACTCTGAACCGCTTCTATGAAATTCAGAAAGGGTCTATCTGCGTAGATGAGCATGATATCCGCGATTATGATGTCTATTCGCTGCGCTCCCAAATAGGTATGGTGTTGCAGGATGTCTTTTTGTTTTCCGGCTCCATCATGGAAAATATCACTCTGCGCAATGAGCAGATAAGCCAGGAGGAAGTAATACGCGCAGCACAGCTGGTAGGCGCCCATGATTTTATCATGAAGCTACCCGGGCAATACGACTATAATGTACAGGAACGGGGAGCCACCTTGTCAATGGGTCAAAGACAGCTGATTTCCTTTGTGCGTGCATTGGTTTTCAATCCGCGCATTCTGATATTGGATGAGGCAACCTCTTCCATTGATACGGAAAGCGAACAACTGATTCAGCAAGCTATCGCCAAACTGGTAAAGGGACGAACTTCCATCGTGATTGCCCACCGCCTGTCAACCATTGAGAATGCAGATCTCATTCTGGTGCTGGATGATGGGCAGGTGAAAGAAATGGGCACACACCAAGAGCTTCTTGGCAAGGAAGGCTATTACAAGCGCCTGCATCAGATGCAGTTCAGCAGCCGCAAGCCGGCCACACCTGCTTAA
- the fcl gene encoding GDP-L-fucose synthase, whose protein sequence is MDKDAKIYIAGHRGMVGSAILRRLKKEGYHNFVLRTSAELDLRDQAAVRDFFMNEKPRYVFLAAAKVGGIYANNTYRAEFIYDNLMIQTNVIHHAFLSGVEKLLFLGSSCIYPKFAPQPIREEYLLTGSLEPTNEPYAVAKIAGIKMCQAYRSQYRCNFISVMPTNIYGPNDNYDLETSHVLPALLRKIHEAKLRADKQVVIWGTGTPRREFLHVDDLADACLFLMKNYDDPEIINVGTGKDISIRELAELIKEVVGYSGSFVFDTQKPDGTPRKLLDVSRLHRLGWEHRIALKDGIAGTYTAMLYELSASV, encoded by the coding sequence ATGGACAAAGATGCAAAAATCTATATTGCCGGTCATCGTGGCATGGTGGGATCAGCAATTCTGCGCAGACTGAAAAAAGAAGGCTACCACAATTTTGTCTTGCGCACTTCAGCCGAACTTGATCTGCGCGACCAGGCTGCCGTGAGGGATTTTTTTATGAATGAAAAACCCCGCTATGTTTTTCTGGCTGCAGCAAAGGTGGGTGGCATTTACGCCAATAATACGTATCGTGCGGAGTTTATTTATGATAACCTGATGATTCAAACCAATGTGATTCACCATGCTTTTCTCAGCGGAGTGGAGAAACTGCTTTTTTTGGGCTCTTCCTGTATCTATCCCAAATTTGCTCCGCAACCCATCAGAGAGGAATATCTGCTCACAGGCTCGCTGGAGCCCACCAATGAACCGTATGCAGTCGCCAAGATTGCCGGTATAAAAATGTGTCAGGCCTATCGCAGTCAGTACAGATGCAATTTTATATCGGTGATGCCCACCAATATTTATGGCCCCAACGATAATTACGATCTGGAAACGTCACATGTGCTGCCTGCCTTACTCAGAAAAATTCATGAAGCCAAACTCCGTGCAGATAAGCAGGTAGTTATTTGGGGAACCGGTACCCCCAGGCGTGAATTTCTGCACGTGGATGATCTGGCAGATGCCTGTCTTTTTCTGATGAAAAACTATGATGACCCCGAAATAATCAACGTAGGAACGGGTAAAGATATCTCCATCCGCGAACTGGCTGAGCTAATAAAGGAAGTGGTAGGATACTCCGGATCTTTCGTCTTTGATACACAAAAACCTGATGGTACTCCGCGTAAATTACTGGATGTGTCACGCCTCCATCGTCTTGGATGGGAGCATCGCATAGCCTTGAAGGACGGCATTGCAGGTACCTATACTGCTATGTTGTATGAGCTCTCTGCTTCTGTCTGA
- the gltA gene encoding citrate synthase — MPENVSASASKTSAATEKALIQLDGKTFEFPVITGTENEKAIDISKLRDTTGYITLDIGYKNTGSTTSAITYLDGEQGILRYRGYPIEELAENSTFLDVAYLLIFGEKPDKQQSENFANTIKRHTLVHEDIKEIFDAYPTNSHPMGQLMALISSLSSFYPESLNPNRPEEKKLLTMIRLLAKMPTIVAMIHKKSIGHPTMYPNNSLDYISNFLYMTFGNVTEPYEPDPVVVDALDKLLILHADHEQNCSTSTVRMVGSSQANLYAAIAAGVAALWGPLHGGANQEVIEMLERIKADGGNIKKWLDKAKDKNDPFRLMGFGHRVYKNFDPRAKIIKKACDNVLNKLGINDPILEIAKSLEEAALADPYFIERKLYPNVDFYSGIIYRAIGFPVHLFTVMFALGRLPGWIAQWKEMIDQKQPISRPRQIYIGPKLRH; from the coding sequence ATGCCCGAAAATGTATCTGCGTCTGCATCAAAAACAAGTGCTGCTACCGAAAAGGCCCTAATTCAACTGGATGGAAAGACTTTTGAGTTTCCTGTAATCACCGGAACCGAAAACGAAAAAGCAATTGACATCTCCAAACTGCGGGATACAACGGGATACATCACCTTAGACATAGGCTACAAGAATACCGGATCAACCACCAGTGCCATCACTTATCTGGATGGAGAGCAAGGCATTCTCCGGTATCGTGGTTATCCGATAGAAGAGCTGGCTGAAAATTCCACCTTTCTGGATGTGGCTTATCTGCTCATCTTCGGAGAAAAGCCGGATAAGCAGCAGTCAGAAAATTTTGCCAACACTATCAAGCGGCATACGCTGGTACACGAAGATATCAAGGAGATTTTTGATGCCTATCCCACCAATTCGCATCCCATGGGTCAGCTCATGGCTTTGATTTCTTCTCTGTCTTCTTTTTACCCCGAGTCACTCAATCCCAATCGGCCTGAGGAGAAGAAGCTGCTCACCATGATCAGGCTTTTAGCCAAGATGCCCACCATTGTCGCCATGATTCATAAGAAATCTATTGGTCATCCCACCATGTATCCTAACAATAGTTTGGACTACATTTCCAATTTTCTTTACATGACTTTTGGAAATGTTACCGAACCTTACGAGCCCGATCCTGTTGTGGTGGATGCCCTGGATAAGTTGCTCATACTGCATGCCGACCATGAACAAAACTGTTCGACTTCCACGGTGAGGATGGTAGGTTCATCACAGGCCAACCTGTATGCGGCAATTGCGGCCGGAGTTGCCGCTCTGTGGGGCCCTCTGCATGGCGGTGCAAATCAGGAAGTGATTGAAATGCTCGAAAGAATTAAAGCCGATGGGGGCAACATTAAAAAATGGCTGGATAAGGCTAAAGACAAAAACGATCCTTTTCGCCTCATGGGCTTTGGTCATCGGGTATATAAAAACTTTGACCCGCGGGCCAAAATCATTAAAAAGGCCTGTGATAATGTATTGAACAAGTTGGGCATTAATGATCCCATTCTGGAAATAGCCAAAAGCCTGGAAGAAGCTGCACTTGCTGATCCGTATTTTATTGAGAGAAAGCTTTACCCCAACGTAGATTTCTACTCGGGAATTATTTACCGGGCTATTGGCTTTCCGGTACATCTGTTCACCGTCATGTTTGCGCTGGGTCGCCTGCCCGGATGGATTGCGCAATGGAAAGAGATGATTGATCAGAAGCAACCTATCAGCCGCCCCAGGCAGATATACATCGGGCCCAAGCTGAGACATTAA
- the mreB gene encoding rod shape-determining protein: MKFNFFNQEIAIDLGTANTLIIHNDKVIVDEPSIVARDKKTNKVIAVGNKAVQMHEKTNPSIETIRPLKDGVIADFDAAENMMREMIKMIYKKPPLFPPSYTMVICIPSGITEVEKRAVKDSAEHAGAREVYLIYEPMAAAIGIGIDVEEPRGNMVIDIGGGTTEIAVISLSGIVCDQSIRIAGDAFTSDIIDFMRRQHNMMIGERTAERIKIAVGAALTELDDPPPDFPVNGKDLMTGIPKQIMVSYSEIAHAMDKSISKIEEAVLRGLEITPPELAADIYKTGVYLTGGGALIRGLDKRLSQKTKLPVHVAEDPLRAVVRGTGIALKNIGRFSFLMT; encoded by the coding sequence ATGAAATTCAACTTTTTCAATCAGGAGATTGCCATTGACCTGGGCACAGCCAATACCCTGATCATCCATAATGACAAAGTTATTGTGGATGAGCCATCCATTGTTGCCCGGGATAAAAAAACCAATAAGGTCATAGCGGTCGGCAACAAAGCCGTTCAAATGCATGAAAAAACCAACCCGTCTATAGAAACTATCAGACCGCTGAAGGATGGTGTGATTGCAGACTTTGATGCCGCGGAAAACATGATGCGGGAAATGATTAAAATGATTTACAAAAAGCCCCCCCTTTTTCCGCCATCATATACAATGGTTATCTGTATTCCTTCCGGCATTACTGAGGTAGAAAAGCGGGCTGTCAAAGATTCAGCCGAGCATGCAGGCGCCCGTGAAGTGTATCTCATCTATGAACCCATGGCTGCCGCAATCGGTATCGGCATTGATGTAGAAGAACCGCGCGGCAATATGGTTATTGATATTGGCGGTGGCACCACTGAAATTGCCGTCATCTCGCTTTCCGGCATCGTATGTGACCAGTCTATCCGTATTGCCGGAGATGCCTTTACCAGCGACATTATAGACTTCATGCGCCGGCAACATAATATGATGATTGGTGAACGCACTGCCGAACGTATCAAAATTGCCGTTGGAGCCGCACTCACTGAACTGGATGATCCGCCACCGGACTTTCCTGTAAACGGAAAAGACCTCATGACGGGCATCCCCAAGCAAATCATGGTTTCCTACTCTGAAATTGCACATGCCATGGACAAGTCTATTTCCAAAATTGAAGAGGCTGTGCTTAGAGGTCTGGAAATCACCCCTCCTGAGCTGGCCGCTGACATCTACAAAACAGGCGTGTATCTGACCGGTGGCGGGGCATTAATCCGCGGACTGGACAAGCGCCTATCCCAGAAAACCAAGCTGCCGGTGCACGTAGCTGAAGACCCGCTGAGAGCCGTTGTGCGGGGAACCGGCATCGCCCTGAAAAACATCGGCAGATTTTCATTTTTGATGACATGA
- the mreC gene encoding rod shape-determining protein MreC, giving the protein MRNLIHFVARFNHIFIFLALEALSLIFVIRYHSYHRAGFLNSSGFVIGNIYNSYSRIKDFFSLASVNQQLMEENARLRNRLAILEDQQSVLPEWCDDLTGDFYFIPVKVINFTSNRIANYITVNKGASAGIRKDMGLITDQGIAGIINHVSENFATAMSVLHKDSRISIKIVRFNYPGTLQWNGGSPMEGVVTGIPQYLPIATGDTIVTSGFSAIFPANIPVGVITDYYPQKGSSFYIIKIRFTTPLDKLEYAYVVHNLNQEELRSLESQNKNE; this is encoded by the coding sequence ATGCGTAATCTTATTCACTTTGTCGCACGATTTAACCACATTTTCATATTTCTTGCCCTTGAAGCTCTTTCCCTGATTTTTGTAATCCGTTATCACTCTTATCATCGTGCCGGCTTTTTAAATTCATCCGGCTTCGTGATTGGCAACATTTACAATTCCTATTCCCGCATCAAAGATTTTTTTAGCCTGGCGTCTGTCAACCAGCAGCTTATGGAGGAAAATGCAAGGCTGAGAAACCGCCTCGCCATCTTGGAAGACCAGCAAAGTGTATTACCGGAATGGTGTGATGACCTGACGGGTGATTTTTATTTCATTCCGGTTAAGGTAATCAACTTTACGTCCAACCGCATTGCCAACTACATCACGGTCAATAAAGGCGCATCGGCAGGTATCCGCAAAGACATGGGATTAATCACCGACCAGGGCATTGCCGGAATCATTAACCATGTTTCGGAAAACTTTGCCACAGCCATGTCTGTATTGCATAAAGACAGCCGCATCAGCATCAAGATTGTACGCTTTAATTATCCTGGAACACTGCAGTGGAACGGAGGCAGTCCGATGGAAGGAGTTGTAACCGGCATACCCCAGTATCTCCCGATTGCAACAGGCGATACAATAGTGACCAGCGGCTTTTCAGCTATCTTCCCTGCAAATATTCCGGTGGGCGTGATAACCGATTATTATCCTCAAAAGGGCAGTAGCTTCTACATTATAAAAATCCGCTTCACAACCCCGTTGGACAAACTGGAATATGCCTATGTAGTACATAACCTAAACCAGGAGGAACTGCGTAGCCTGGAGAGCCAAAACAAAAATGAATAA
- the gmd gene encoding GDP-mannose 4,6-dehydratase, with product MKKALITGITGQDGAYLAEFLLKKGYEVHGIKRRSSLFNTARIDHLYQDPHEPDVRFRLHYGDMTDSANLIRVVQEVQPDEIYNLAAQSHVKVSFETPEYTANADALGALRLLEAIRILKLEHKTRFYQASTSELFGKVAAIPQNEKTPFYPRSPYGAAKLYAFWITVNYREAYNIFACNGILFNHESPVRGETFVTRKITRAVARIKLGLQKKLFIGNLDASRDWGHARDFVRGMWMMLQQEQPDDYVLATGKTITVREFATLAFKEAGIEIDWTGKGIEEKGIDRATGNVLVEVDKTYFRPTEVDLLVGDYSKAHQKLGWQPECTVQDLIREMVAADLALFAKDKYLIEGGHRVFNFNE from the coding sequence ATGAAAAAAGCATTGATTACTGGCATTACCGGTCAGGACGGTGCCTATCTGGCTGAATTTCTGTTGAAGAAGGGTTATGAAGTGCATGGAATCAAGCGCAGAAGTTCGCTGTTTAATACCGCCCGTATTGATCATCTTTATCAGGATCCGCATGAGCCCGATGTGCGGTTCCGCTTGCATTACGGAGATATGACGGACTCTGCCAATCTTATCCGCGTTGTGCAGGAGGTGCAGCCGGATGAAATATATAATCTTGCTGCCCAGTCGCACGTCAAGGTTTCTTTTGAAACTCCGGAGTACACTGCCAATGCCGATGCCTTAGGCGCATTGCGGCTGCTGGAGGCTATCCGCATTTTGAAGCTGGAGCATAAGACCCGTTTTTATCAGGCGTCCACATCGGAACTGTTCGGCAAGGTGGCGGCTATTCCGCAAAACGAGAAGACTCCCTTTTATCCTCGCAGCCCTTACGGTGCAGCCAAGCTGTACGCTTTCTGGATTACGGTGAATTATCGTGAGGCCTACAACATTTTTGCATGTAACGGCATTTTATTTAATCATGAAAGTCCGGTGCGCGGGGAAACATTTGTTACCCGCAAGATTACCCGTGCCGTAGCCCGCATCAAGCTAGGGCTACAGAAAAAACTTTTCATCGGCAATCTGGATGCCAGTCGCGACTGGGGGCATGCCCGGGATTTTGTCAGAGGTATGTGGATGATGCTGCAGCAGGAACAGCCGGATGATTATGTACTGGCAACCGGCAAAACAATCACGGTGAGAGAGTTTGCCACCCTTGCATTCAAGGAAGCAGGAATTGAAATTGATTGGACCGGAAAGGGAATTGAAGAAAAAGGTATTGACAGGGCAACCGGCAATGTATTGGTGGAAGTAGATAAAACCTACTTCAGACCCACAGAGGTAGATCTTTTAGTGGGGGATTACTCCAAGGCGCATCAGAAACTGGGATGGCAGCCCGAGTGTACGGTGCAGGACCTCATCCGGGAAATGGTTGCCGCGGACCTCGCGTTGTTTGCCAAAGACAAATACCTTATTGAAGGCGGACACAGGGTATTTAACTTTAATGAGTAG
- the purN gene encoding phosphoribosylglycinamide formyltransferase yields MKHLAIFASGRGSNAEAIIRFFQNHPKISVALIVTNNPDAGVIQIARQYHIPYLVISKKQLSEGTVLLKTLQEKHIDFIVLAGFILLLPPYLIDRYPGRIVNIHPALLPKFGGKGMYGIKVHEAVLKAGERQTGITIHYVDEQYDHGAIILQKTCAIQEDETPGSLMKKVQQLEHYHYPRVIESLILKEETLHS; encoded by the coding sequence ATGAAACACCTGGCGATTTTCGCCTCCGGAAGGGGAAGTAATGCTGAAGCGATCATCCGGTTTTTTCAAAACCATCCTAAAATATCAGTTGCACTTATTGTAACCAACAATCCGGATGCGGGAGTTATTCAGATAGCCCGCCAGTACCATATACCTTATCTCGTCATCTCCAAAAAACAGCTTTCCGAAGGAACTGTTCTGCTCAAAACTTTACAGGAAAAGCATATTGATTTCATCGTTCTGGCCGGCTTTATCCTGCTGCTTCCGCCTTATCTTATTGATCGCTACCCCGGGCGAATAGTAAACATTCACCCCGCTTTGCTGCCTAAATTTGGGGGCAAAGGCATGTACGGAATAAAGGTACACGAAGCTGTTCTGAAGGCAGGAGAACGACAAACAGGCATTACCATCCACTATGTGGATGAGCAATATGACCATGGTGCAATTATTCTGCAGAAGACCTGTGCAATTCAGGAAGACGAAACGCCTGGCTCCCTGATGAAAAAAGTACAACAACTGGAACACTACCATTATCCGCGTGTCATTGAAAGTCTGATATTAAAGGAAGAAACTTTACATTCATGA